The nucleotide window GATATCTCATGACCATGTGTATCTCCTGTTAACAATTCAGCAGCCAGTTCCATATTTTTGATATCCTGCTCAACCCACCGGCGCTGAATTGTAAAATAAAAATAGGCCAGCAATCCCAAGGCCATGCCCACAACTGTTGTGGTAAACGCAACCACAAGGTCCTGGCTCAACTGACCCAGATCTCCCTGACCCAGGGATGCCAGTCCTGTGCCCATGGGGATAAGCGTGCCGATCAGCCCCAGTCCCGGCCCGATCCGGATCATTATTTTCAAGGGATCAAGGGATTTCCACATGCGATGCTCAGCATCCCTTAACAGGTTGACAACCGGAATGGGATCATATGATCCTTTTAAGGATTCCAGG belongs to Desulfobacula toluolica Tol2 and includes:
- a CDS encoding MotA/TolQ/ExbB proton channel family protein codes for the protein MQIMAVLKTFIYLIASSLFLPVLLILSCLFVWMLVYSGTFFRLWLERSRLKKQDQNLPEQMMSGRYQNSLPASVTRIVQALESLKGSYDPIPVVNLLRDAEHRMWKSLDPLKIMIRIGPGLGLIGTLIPMGTGLASLGQGDLGQLSQDLVVAFTTTVVGMALGLLAYFYFTIQRRWVEQDIKNMELAAELLTGDTHGHEISET